A stretch of the Sinorhizobium alkalisoli genome encodes the following:
- a CDS encoding DUF4038 domain-containing protein, with the protein MPYRSTFENDAEGASTRFGRLPRRQGARRASKRFALAVCLLVAGTVAGQACETASVNGDGTSFPLSARSGNRYLEDASGRPFFMQGDTAWSLVVQLTREDAERYLRDRKARGFNTILVNLIEHRFATGAPANAYGERPFLRDGDYAAPNEAYFDHADWVLEKACELGFLVLLTPSYVGNGGGPEGWYQEMEDAGAESMRDYGRFLGKRYGGYNNVVWVQGGDYNPPDKDLIRALVEGIKEDDPDALQTAHGSPGSPALEHWSGEPWLAINNVYTYGSVYSAALSEYGRKEAMPFFLMESAYENEHDASEHRLRMQAYQAVLSGAMGHIFGNNPIWHFDGPGLYPTPVSWQQALDSRGARSMTILLKVMSSLKWWLLEPDVANTLLVEGRGSEEARAVAARAGDGSFALVYLPTSRRVTLDLSRLAGPGIEARWIDPSSGRSLPAEGSPFAASRQSLRPAPTNEAGFADWVLELRSQATDRSQ; encoded by the coding sequence GTGCCTTATCGATCAACATTTGAAAACGACGCCGAAGGAGCTTCCACGCGGTTCGGCCGGCTGCCGAGGCGCCAGGGCGCGCGGCGGGCGTCAAAACGCTTTGCCTTGGCCGTTTGCCTGCTGGTTGCCGGGACCGTCGCCGGACAAGCCTGCGAAACCGCATCGGTGAATGGTGACGGCACTTCCTTCCCACTCAGCGCCCGATCCGGAAATCGCTATCTTGAGGACGCCTCGGGCCGCCCGTTCTTCATGCAGGGAGACACCGCCTGGTCGCTTGTCGTCCAGCTGACCCGTGAAGATGCCGAACGATACTTGCGGGACCGGAAGGCCCGCGGATTCAACACGATATTGGTCAATCTGATCGAACATCGCTTTGCCACCGGCGCCCCCGCCAACGCCTATGGCGAGCGCCCGTTCCTGCGTGACGGCGACTACGCCGCGCCCAATGAGGCCTATTTCGACCACGCCGACTGGGTTCTGGAAAAAGCATGCGAGCTTGGTTTTCTGGTGCTGCTCACGCCATCCTATGTCGGCAACGGAGGTGGCCCGGAAGGCTGGTATCAAGAGATGGAGGATGCCGGAGCCGAAAGCATGCGCGATTATGGCCGCTTCCTGGGAAAACGCTACGGAGGCTACAACAATGTCGTCTGGGTGCAGGGCGGCGACTACAACCCTCCGGACAAGGACCTGATCCGTGCGCTGGTAGAGGGTATAAAGGAAGACGATCCCGACGCGCTCCAGACAGCCCATGGTTCGCCGGGCAGTCCCGCTCTCGAGCACTGGAGTGGCGAGCCATGGCTGGCGATAAACAATGTCTATACCTACGGATCGGTGTACAGCGCCGCACTGTCGGAGTACGGCCGCAAGGAAGCCATGCCGTTCTTCCTGATGGAGAGCGCCTACGAGAACGAGCACGACGCGAGCGAACATCGCCTCCGAATGCAGGCCTATCAGGCCGTTCTTTCGGGGGCCATGGGACACATTTTCGGAAACAATCCGATCTGGCATTTCGACGGGCCGGGCCTCTATCCGACGCCGGTGAGCTGGCAACAGGCCCTCGACAGCCGGGGCGCCCGAAGCATGACCATTCTCCTGAAGGTGATGTCGTCGCTCAAATGGTGGCTGTTGGAACCGGATGTCGCGAACACACTTCTGGTCGAGGGGCGCGGAAGCGAAGAGGCGCGTGCAGTCGCCGCGCGAGCAGGCGACGGCTCGTTTGCCCTTGTCTACCTGCCGACAAGCCGGCGCGTCACGCTGGATCTGTCCCGGCTTGCAGGTCCAGGAATCGAGGCAAGATGGATTGATCCATCCAGCGGTCGATCACTCCCCGCAGAGGGTTCTCCATTCGCAGCAAGCCGGCAGAGCTTGCGGCCGGCACCGACGAACGAGGCCGGTTTCGCCGATTGGGTTCTCGAGCTGCGTTCGCAAGCCACGGACCGCAGCCAATGA
- a CDS encoding lipopolysaccharide biosynthesis protein, translating to MAAVKRALLLSTGERYFALVSNFVTVAAVSRILTPAEIGVSVIGMAIVGIAMSAREFASANFLIQHPHLTRADVRGAFTVMVLFTSTVTIALAFSAPLLAGAYDDERLAPYLRVIAAAFFLDLMAAPIITLLRRDMDFGKVAAINISGAVAATAVTISLALLGFSYMSFAWAWVASAVVTGLLAVGLSRQFWIFRPSLVGWRGMVAFGGYNGATNLLYKTYEAVPYLLLGRILSLDAAALYSRGLMICQLPDKVILGGAISVILPAFSAEARQGRSLKQPYLKALGLITALQWPALLVLAVLAYPIVDLLLGDQWHGVVPIVQIVAIASLFSFSFELNYPVLVSLGAVHDIFRRALIICPVSVVIITAAAFFGLRAVAFSLLLVIPFQAFVSLTFVRRHVVIGWLEIWSAVWRSAVVAAITVVGPLAVVISTGSGLEISLVRALIAAALAAAGWLLGLWLTGHALLAEILGGVAVFRGGGLKAPGVLE from the coding sequence ATGGCGGCTGTCAAACGCGCACTCCTTCTGAGTACTGGGGAACGCTATTTCGCGCTGGTCAGCAATTTCGTGACGGTAGCGGCTGTTTCCAGAATTCTCACGCCGGCCGAGATTGGCGTTTCAGTGATTGGAATGGCCATTGTCGGCATCGCCATGTCGGCTCGTGAATTTGCGAGCGCGAATTTCCTCATCCAGCATCCGCACCTGACCCGCGCCGATGTGCGCGGCGCGTTCACCGTCATGGTGCTCTTCACCTCGACCGTCACCATCGCTCTGGCCTTTTCGGCCCCGTTGCTGGCGGGCGCTTACGACGACGAGCGGCTGGCTCCGTATCTGCGGGTCATCGCCGCCGCCTTTTTTCTCGATCTGATGGCCGCCCCGATCATCACGCTCCTGCGTCGCGACATGGACTTCGGCAAGGTCGCGGCCATCAATATCTCCGGCGCAGTTGCCGCGACGGCCGTGACCATTTCGCTTGCGCTGCTCGGCTTCAGCTATATGAGCTTTGCCTGGGCATGGGTCGCGAGCGCCGTTGTCACAGGTCTCCTAGCTGTCGGGCTCAGCCGTCAGTTCTGGATCTTCAGGCCTTCTTTGGTCGGCTGGCGCGGCATGGTTGCTTTCGGCGGCTACAATGGTGCGACAAACCTTCTATACAAGACCTACGAAGCCGTTCCCTACCTCCTTCTTGGAAGAATCCTCTCCCTCGACGCGGCAGCGCTATACAGCCGCGGCCTGATGATTTGCCAGCTCCCCGACAAGGTCATACTGGGCGGCGCCATATCGGTGATCCTGCCGGCCTTCTCGGCCGAAGCGCGGCAGGGCAGAAGCTTGAAGCAGCCTTATCTCAAAGCGCTTGGACTGATCACGGCTCTGCAATGGCCAGCGCTCCTGGTGCTCGCGGTACTAGCCTATCCGATCGTCGACCTGCTGCTCGGAGATCAATGGCATGGCGTCGTACCCATTGTTCAGATCGTCGCGATTGCCTCGCTGTTCTCCTTCAGCTTCGAACTGAACTATCCAGTGCTGGTCTCGCTAGGCGCCGTGCATGACATCTTCCGACGCGCGCTAATCATCTGTCCCGTGTCCGTCGTCATCATCACTGCAGCAGCCTTCTTCGGTCTTCGGGCGGTGGCGTTCAGCTTGCTCCTGGTGATTCCGTTCCAGGCTTTTGTTTCGCTGACATTTGTGCGCCGGCATGTAGTGATTGGCTGGCTGGAAATCTGGAGCGCCGTGTGGCGCAGCGCCGTCGTAGCAGCCATCACCGTTGTGGGCCCGTTGGCCGTTGTGATCTCTACGGGATCGGGCCTTGAGATTTCCCTCGTCAGGGCTCTGATCGCGGCCGCTCTCGCTGCGGCCGGATGGCTGCTCGGCCTATGGCTGACCGGTCATGCCCTTCTCGCCGAAATCCTGGGAGGGGTTGCAGTTTTCCGGGGCGGCGGGTTGAAGGCGCCAGGGGTCCTCGAGTGA
- a CDS encoding polysaccharide pyruvyl transferase family protein, translating into MTADDSSASRFARAQVDAAPAPGQAGLASPTMRGRRARIALFGLFGCGNLGNDGSLEAMIEFLRHRRTDAELVCICDNPDEVTRKFGIATRPISWSRHLTGVARKLDRLFLKIPGKMVDLAQTLRHIRKVDLVIVPGTGILDDFGERPYGMPFDIFRWCLGARVVGARIALVSIGAGPIRHGLSRRLMTAAARMAHYRSYRDSQSKEFMESVGLDTGRDLVFPDIAFKLQAPPNPPPGSAGAERLTVGVGVMSYYGWYGFARGGEAIFAAYIKKLATFVVHLLDNGHDVRLLTGELTDKTAVDALVAELGRARPDLPSSRVIAEPSLSLHDLMLQISAVDIVVATRFHNVVCALKLGRPTISLGYARKNDVLMEEMGLGALCQHVERFDVESLIEQFATIVLSREAYRRRITERVRQFEDDLDRQDAHLLTLV; encoded by the coding sequence ATGACCGCCGACGACAGCAGTGCAAGCCGCTTCGCAAGGGCGCAAGTCGACGCAGCGCCAGCGCCGGGGCAGGCGGGACTTGCTTCCCCCACCATGCGCGGAAGGCGCGCCAGGATCGCCCTGTTCGGGCTTTTTGGTTGCGGCAATCTCGGCAATGACGGGTCGCTCGAAGCGATGATCGAGTTCCTCAGGCATCGTCGGACGGATGCGGAACTTGTCTGCATATGTGACAATCCGGACGAGGTGACGCGCAAGTTTGGCATTGCCACCCGGCCGATCAGCTGGTCGCGGCATTTGACCGGCGTGGCGCGCAAGCTCGACCGGCTCTTTCTGAAAATCCCGGGCAAGATGGTCGACCTGGCGCAAACGCTCAGACATATCCGCAAGGTTGATCTCGTGATCGTTCCCGGCACAGGCATTCTCGACGACTTCGGCGAGCGGCCCTACGGCATGCCGTTCGATATCTTCAGGTGGTGTCTCGGCGCAAGGGTGGTCGGCGCCAGGATCGCGCTCGTCAGCATAGGTGCAGGCCCTATCCGGCACGGCCTCAGTCGGCGGCTGATGACGGCGGCCGCACGCATGGCGCACTACCGGTCCTACCGGGACAGCCAGTCGAAGGAATTCATGGAGAGCGTCGGTTTGGACACGGGCCGGGATCTCGTCTTTCCCGATATCGCATTCAAGCTGCAGGCGCCTCCAAACCCGCCGCCAGGATCCGCAGGCGCAGAACGCTTGACCGTTGGCGTCGGGGTGATGAGCTATTACGGGTGGTATGGCTTCGCGCGCGGCGGCGAGGCAATATTCGCCGCCTACATCAAGAAACTGGCGACATTCGTCGTCCATCTCCTCGACAACGGCCACGACGTCCGCCTCCTGACCGGAGAACTGACAGACAAGACAGCCGTGGACGCTCTTGTCGCAGAGCTGGGCCGCGCCCGGCCCGACCTGCCGTCCTCCAGGGTGATCGCAGAACCGTCCTTGTCGCTGCACGACCTGATGCTTCAGATCTCGGCAGTCGACATCGTGGTTGCGACGCGTTTCCATAACGTCGTTTGCGCGCTGAAACTCGGTCGGCCAACCATTTCCCTGGGATATGCCCGCAAGAACGACGTGCTGATGGAAGAAATGGGGCTGGGCGCACTGTGCCAGCATGTGGAACGGTTTGACGTCGAGAGCCTGATCGAGCAGTTCGCAACGATTGTTCTGTCGCGCGAGGCTTACCGCCGGAGGATCACTGAGCGGGTCCGACAGTTCGAAGACGACCTCGACCGACAGGACGCCCACCTTCTGACGCTGGTCTGA